One genomic segment of Thermus thermamylovorans includes these proteins:
- a CDS encoding metal-sulfur cluster assembly factor codes for MDREVKELPTKEQVLEALKVVYDPEIPVNIVDLGLVYDVEVHENGVVEVTMTLTAIGCPAQDVVKADAEMAVMRLPGVQGVNVEFVWTPPWTPAKMTEEGKRMMRMFGFNV; via the coding sequence ATGGACAGGGAGGTGAAGGAGCTCCCCACCAAGGAGCAGGTCCTCGAGGCCCTGAAGGTGGTCTACGACCCGGAGATCCCCGTGAACATCGTGGACCTGGGCCTCGTGTACGACGTGGAGGTCCACGAGAACGGGGTGGTGGAGGTCACCATGACCCTCACCGCCATCGGCTGCCCGGCCCAGGACGTGGTCAAGGCGGACGCGGAGATGGCGGTCATGCGCCTGCCCGGGGTGCAGGGGGTGAACGTGGAGTTCGTCTGGACGCCCCCCTGGACCCCCGCCAAGATGACCGAGGAGGGCAAGCGCATGATGCGCATGTTCGGCTTCAACGTGTGA
- a CDS encoding DedA family protein — MNASWPYLVPTLLLFLEVGFPFGLLVPGGDTLLLALGALAGEGRLGLFPLLPLLFLGSYLGHGVGYALGRALGPRVRARFPQGLIRRAERLLLRYGPSALLLAPFVPGMRTAVPFLLGALGFPLLPYLLLTALGSLLWTQGLVLLAFFLGQTVSPWILWPTLLLLALLPLLHRKLRAPGA; from the coding sequence ATGAACGCCTCCTGGCCCTACCTGGTCCCCACCCTCCTCCTCTTCCTGGAGGTGGGCTTTCCCTTCGGCCTCCTCGTCCCTGGGGGGGATACCCTCCTCCTGGCCCTGGGGGCCCTGGCCGGGGAAGGGAGGCTTGGCCTCTTCCCCCTCCTTCCCCTCCTCTTCCTGGGCAGCTACCTGGGGCACGGGGTGGGGTACGCCCTGGGCCGGGCCTTGGGGCCCAGGGTGAGGGCCCGTTTCCCCCAGGGGCTTATAAGGCGGGCCGAACGGCTTCTCTTGCGCTATGGCCCTTCCGCGCTGCTCCTCGCCCCCTTCGTGCCGGGGATGCGCACGGCGGTGCCCTTCCTGCTTGGGGCCCTAGGGTTCCCCCTGTTGCCCTACCTTCTCCTCACCGCCCTGGGAAGCCTCCTCTGGACCCAGGGCCTGGTCCTTTTGGCCTTCTTCCTGGGGCAGACGGTATCCCCCTGGATCCTCTGGCCCACCCTGCTCCTCCTGGCCCTTTTGCCCCTCCTGCACCGGAAGCTCAGGGCGCCTGGGGCCTGA
- a CDS encoding type ISP restriction/modification enzyme, whose amino-acid sequence MLERALEAYLKDYREVFHHPAPPPGFSPEDQLKVLVRNLFRRLGLEAFTEVAHHSVGRPDLGIFQGTLLVGYVEVKAPGKNLDPKAFAGHDRRQWERFKHLPNLIYTDGLTFLLYREGEPLHRADLSPKGPSPEEVRAFEALLLDFKGWGLAAPKDPQELAQLLAPIARYLREEALEALEAPPPRGESLKKLYEEWRRTFLPGADEKAFADAFAQLLTYAFLLARLEWSEAKGPFALENILAYLHEGHGLLMDALFLANHPLVIQEIYAGYNLLRRALAAIDPQALAKRGTEPWLYFYEDFLAAYDPELRKDMGVYYTPKEVVGAMXLAAYDPELRKDLGVYYTPKEVVGAMVRLVDGLLKGRLKRAGGLGHEGVTVLDPALGTGTFLLGVLERALENAEALYGPGFRGQKATEVAQRLFGFELMLGPYAVAQFRLSRAVREEGGQLPEGGLKVYLTDTLEDPYGGKPLERLGMVYERLAEEHERASRVKREEPILVVLGNPPYDRVQGESEEERRRRAGWLLHPRDPENGQSPPLLEDFLKPLEALGLGVHAKNLYNLYVYFWRWALWKAFEQDPRRPGIVAFITASSYLTGPGFAGMRAHMRRVADEIYVLDLGGEGRGAVKEENVFAIQTPVAIALAVRYGEKEEGRPARVFYHRVPGATRAAKLAHLAEMEDLKRVPFQEVGRGLYDPFVPEPAGAYAAWPRLTHLFPWQHSGVEFKRTWPIGPTREVLEARWHALLTATNLEAAFREERDRRVDRAYPAILRGEKLPPLSSLSPTEPPEAILRYGYRSFDRAWAIADGRVCSYPRPALWRVYGPKQIFLTSLLTSPLGQGPALTATTYVPDRHHFSNRGGKDVIPLYRDREGRRPNLVPGLLELLEDAYGFPVAPEDFLAYVYALLAQPAFSERFREEVRHPPVRVPLTKEGTLFQRGVELGRRLLCCHTFGERFGGACLLHGEARWQKAPSSYPQDHAYDPKTRTLRVGDGEVAPVTPEVWGYEISGFQPLKAWLDFRTRGAGRKGSPLDHILPTAWGPDLSRELLEVVWALECTLRLHPEQEALLDQVLEGPLFQEEELPKPKPEERKPPEEEAEEAGEAVQDRLL is encoded by the coding sequence ATGCTGGAACGGGCCCTGGAAGCTTACCTAAAGGACTACCGGGAGGTCTTCCACCACCCCGCCCCGCCTCCCGGCTTTTCCCCGGAGGACCAGCTCAAGGTGCTGGTGCGGAACCTCTTCCGCCGCCTGGGCCTGGAAGCCTTCACCGAGGTGGCCCACCACAGCGTGGGGCGGCCGGATTTGGGCATCTTTCAGGGTACCCTCCTGGTGGGCTACGTGGAGGTCAAGGCCCCTGGGAAAAACCTGGACCCCAAGGCCTTCGCCGGGCACGACCGGAGGCAGTGGGAGCGCTTCAAGCACCTCCCCAACCTCATCTACACCGACGGCCTCACCTTCCTCCTCTACCGGGAAGGAGAACCCCTGCACCGGGCAGACCTGAGCCCCAAAGGCCCAAGCCCCGAGGAGGTGCGGGCCTTTGAAGCGCTTCTCCTGGACTTCAAGGGCTGGGGCCTTGCCGCCCCCAAGGACCCCCAGGAGCTGGCCCAGCTCCTCGCCCCCATCGCCCGCTACCTGCGGGAGGAGGCCCTGGAGGCCCTGGAGGCCCCCCCGCCTCGAGGGGAAAGCCTGAAGAAGCTCTACGAGGAGTGGCGGCGCACCTTCCTGCCCGGGGCCGACGAAAAAGCCTTCGCCGACGCCTTCGCCCAGCTCCTCACCTACGCCTTCCTCCTGGCACGGCTGGAGTGGAGCGAGGCCAAAGGGCCCTTCGCCCTGGAAAACATCCTGGCCTACCTCCACGAGGGCCACGGCCTCCTAATGGACGCGCTTTTCCTGGCCAACCATCCCCTTGTCATTCAAGAAATCTACGCGGGCTATAACCTCCTGAGGCGGGCCCTGGCCGCCATAGACCCCCAGGCCCTGGCCAAGCGGGGAACCGAGCCCTGGCTCTACTTCTACGAGGACTTCCTGGCGGCCTACGACCCCGAGCTCCGCAAGGACATGGGGGTCTACTATACCCCCAAGGAAGTGGTGGGGGCCATGGNCCTGGCGGCCTACGACCCCGAGCTGCGCAAGGACCTGGGGGTCTACTACACCCCCAAGGAGGTGGTGGGGGCCATGGTACGCCTGGTGGACGGGCTCCTGAAGGGGCGCCTGAAACGGGCGGGGGGCCTGGGGCACGAGGGCGTGACGGTTCTGGACCCCGCCCTGGGCACCGGCACCTTCCTCCTTGGGGTGCTGGAACGGGCCCTGGAAAACGCCGAAGCCCTCTACGGACCGGGCTTCCGGGGCCAGAAGGCCACGGAGGTGGCCCAAAGGCTTTTTGGCTTTGAACTGATGCTCGGCCCCTACGCCGTGGCCCAGTTCCGCCTGAGCCGGGCGGTGCGGGAGGAAGGAGGCCAGCTTCCTGAAGGGGGCCTCAAGGTCTACCTCACGGACACCCTGGAAGACCCCTACGGGGGCAAGCCCCTGGAGCGCCTGGGCATGGTCTACGAACGTCTGGCCGAGGAGCACGAACGGGCCAGCCGGGTGAAGCGCGAGGAGCCCATCCTGGTGGTCCTGGGCAACCCCCCTTACGACCGGGTGCAGGGGGAAAGCGAGGAGGAAAGGCGCAGGCGGGCAGGCTGGCTCCTGCATCCCCGCGACCCGGAAAACGGCCAAAGCCCCCCCTTACTGGAAGACTTCCTGAAGCCCCTGGAGGCCCTGGGCCTGGGCGTCCACGCCAAGAACCTCTACAACCTCTACGTCTATTTCTGGCGCTGGGCCCTGTGGAAGGCTTTTGAGCAAGACCCCAGGCGCCCCGGCATCGTGGCCTTCATCACCGCCAGTTCCTACCTCACCGGCCCCGGCTTTGCGGGGATGCGGGCCCACATGCGCCGGGTGGCGGACGAAATCTACGTCCTGGACCTGGGGGGCGAGGGCCGGGGGGCGGTGAAGGAGGAAAACGTTTTCGCCATCCAGACCCCCGTGGCCATTGCCCTCGCCGTGCGCTATGGGGAGAAGGAGGAAGGCCGCCCTGCCCGGGTCTTCTACCACCGGGTGCCCGGGGCCACGCGGGCGGCAAAGCTCGCCCATCTGGCCGAAATGGAGGACCTAAAGAGGGTTCCCTTCCAGGAGGTAGGGCGGGGCCTTTACGACCCCTTTGTGCCCGAGCCCGCCGGGGCCTACGCCGCCTGGCCCAGGCTCACCCACCTCTTCCCCTGGCAGCACAGCGGGGTAGAGTTCAAGCGCACCTGGCCCATCGGCCCCACCCGGGAGGTGTTGGAGGCGCGCTGGCATGCCCTCCTCACCGCCACCAACCTGGAGGCGGCCTTCCGGGAGGAGCGGGACCGCCGGGTGGACCGCGCCTACCCCGCCATCCTGAGGGGGGAGAAGCTCCCTCCCTTGAGCTCCTTGAGCCCCACCGAACCCCCGGAGGCCATCCTGCGCTACGGCTATCGCTCCTTTGACCGGGCCTGGGCCATCGCGGACGGCAGGGTGTGCAGCTACCCTCGGCCTGCCCTTTGGCGCGTCTATGGCCCCAAGCAAATCTTCCTCACCTCCCTTCTCACAAGCCCCCTGGGGCAAGGGCCTGCCCTAACCGCCACCACCTACGTACCGGACCGGCACCACTTCTCTAACCGCGGCGGCAAGGACGTCATCCCCCTCTACCGGGACCGGGAAGGCCGGAGGCCCAACCTGGTCCCCGGGCTTTTGGAACTTCTGGAAGACGCTTACGGCTTCCCCGTGGCCCCGGAGGATTTCCTGGCCTACGTCTACGCCCTCCTGGCCCAGCCCGCCTTCAGCGAACGCTTCCGGGAGGAGGTGCGCCACCCCCCGGTGCGGGTGCCCCTCACCAAGGAGGGAACCCTCTTCCAAAGGGGGGTGGAGCTGGGAAGGCGCCTCCTTTGCTGCCATACCTTCGGGGAGCGGTTTGGGGGGGCCTGCCTCCTCCACGGGGAGGCCCGCTGGCAAAAGGCCCCCTCGAGCTACCCTCAGGACCACGCCTACGACCCAAAGACCCGGACCCTGAGGGTGGGGGACGGGGAGGTGGCCCCCGTGACCCCGGAGGTGTGGGGCTACGAAATCTCGGGCTTCCAGCCCCTCAAGGCCTGGCTGGACTTCCGCACCCGGGGGGCGGGCAGGAAGGGAAGCCCTCTGGACCACATTCTTCCCACCGCCTGGGGGCCCGACCTCAGCCGGGAGCTTCTGGAAGTGGTCTGGGCCCTGGAGTGCACCCTGCGCCTGCACCCGGAGCAGGAAGCCCTCCTCGACCAGGTGCTGGAGGGTCCGCTCTTCCAGGAAGAGGAACTCCCCAAACCAAAACCCGAGGAGCGCAAGCCCCCCGAGGAGGAAGCGGAAGAGGCGGGCGAAGCGGTCCAGGACCGGCTCCTCTAG
- the purE gene encoding 5-(carboxyamino)imidazole ribonucleotide mutase yields MRPLVGVIMGSRSDWETLRHAAETLDALGVPYEVRIVSAHRTPDLMAEYAKSAKERGLLVIIAGAGGAAHLPGMTAAHTPLPVLGVPVESQALRGLDSLLSIAQMPAGVPVGTLAIGRAGAVNAALLAASIVGLSHPEVMARLQAYRQAQTEAVLAHPDPREEA; encoded by the coding sequence ATGCGGCCTTTGGTGGGCGTGATCATGGGTTCGAGGTCGGACTGGGAGACCCTGCGCCACGCGGCGGAGACGCTGGACGCCCTGGGCGTGCCCTACGAGGTGCGCATCGTCTCCGCCCACCGCACCCCGGACCTCATGGCGGAGTACGCCAAAAGCGCTAAAGAACGGGGCCTCTTGGTGATCATCGCCGGGGCGGGAGGGGCGGCCCACCTCCCCGGCATGACCGCCGCCCACACCCCCCTGCCCGTCCTGGGGGTGCCGGTGGAAAGCCAGGCCCTAAGGGGCCTAGACTCCCTCCTTTCCATCGCGCAGATGCCCGCGGGCGTTCCCGTGGGCACCCTGGCCATCGGCCGGGCGGGAGCGGTGAACGCCGCCCTCCTGGCCGCCAGCATCGTGGGGCTTTCCCACCCCGAGGTGATGGCGCGCCTTCAGGCCTACCGCCAGGCCCAGACCGAGGCCGTCCTGGCCCACCCCGACCCCCGGGAGGAGGCGTGA
- a CDS encoding NAD-dependent malic enzyme yields the protein MPVSRYYDVKRDERGERYLEPYVSGFLLLRLPLLNKGTAFTEEERRALGLEGLLPPYVNTLEEQKERVYRRYRLITSPLEKHIYLRHLQDRNEVLFYALLVDHLEEMLPILYTPTVGEAVREFSHIYRYPRGFTASTGNIDRVEEALANVPLEEVRLIVATDSSAILGIGDQGYGGMAIAIGKLTLYTAAGGVGPDKTLPVELDVGTDREDLLTDPLYLGVRHRRLRGEGYYRFLDRFVEAVRRRYPKALIQWEDFAKETAFTVLERYRKVVPSFNDDIQGTGAVALAGVLSACRLKGERLSDQVVVVYGAGAGGIGVAWALVEGMKREGLSEEEAKARVLVLDSKGLLVEGRSMEAYKQPYAQRRGRIAGWAFAGPYPNLLETIRNARATVLLGLSGQGGSFSEPVARAMLENTQRPVIFPLSNPTSACEALPDDLIYWTEGRALVAAGSPFPPVXPDDLIYWTEGRALVAAGSPFPPVGYMGRTLPVGQGNNAFVFPGLGLGAVLARAREVTDGMVLEAAYALYDYTEAHFPHLLYPPVARLREVSPYVAARVMGRALEEGVAEEERVLGLSLKGLMEFVRSRFWEPRYLPYRPAPVI from the coding sequence GTGCCGGTCAGCCGCTATTACGACGTCAAGCGGGACGAAAGAGGCGAGCGGTATCTGGAGCCCTACGTTTCCGGCTTCCTCCTGCTGAGGCTTCCCCTCCTCAACAAGGGCACGGCCTTCACCGAGGAGGAGCGGAGGGCCCTGGGCCTGGAGGGGCTCCTTCCCCCTTACGTGAACACCCTGGAGGAGCAGAAGGAGCGCGTCTACCGCCGCTACCGCCTCATCACGAGCCCCCTGGAGAAGCACATCTACCTGCGCCATCTCCAGGACCGCAACGAGGTCCTCTTCTACGCCCTTCTGGTGGACCACCTGGAGGAGATGCTCCCCATCCTCTACACCCCCACCGTGGGGGAGGCGGTGCGGGAGTTCTCCCACATCTACCGCTACCCCCGGGGCTTCACCGCCAGCACGGGGAACATCGACCGGGTGGAGGAGGCGCTCGCGAACGTTCCCCTGGAGGAGGTGCGCCTCATCGTGGCCACCGATTCCTCGGCCATCCTGGGCATCGGGGACCAGGGGTACGGGGGCATGGCCATCGCCATCGGCAAGCTCACCCTCTACACCGCCGCAGGGGGGGTGGGGCCGGACAAGACCCTGCCCGTGGAGCTGGACGTGGGCACCGACCGGGAGGACCTCCTCACGGACCCCCTCTACCTGGGGGTGCGGCACCGGCGCCTCCGGGGAGAGGGGTACTACCGCTTTTTGGACCGCTTCGTGGAGGCGGTGCGCAGGCGCTACCCCAAGGCCCTCATCCAGTGGGAGGACTTCGCCAAAGAAACCGCCTTCACCGTCTTGGAGCGCTACCGCAAGGTGGTGCCCTCCTTCAACGACGACATCCAGGGCACGGGGGCGGTGGCCCTGGCGGGGGTGCTCTCCGCCTGCCGCCTGAAGGGGGAAAGGCTTTCGGACCAGGTGGTGGTGGTCTACGGGGCCGGGGCGGGGGGCATCGGGGTGGCCTGGGCCCTGGTGGAGGGCATGAAGCGGGAGGGCCTCTCCGAGGAGGAGGCGAAGGCCCGGGTTCTGGTCCTGGACTCCAAAGGGCTTTTGGTGGAGGGGCGGAGCATGGAGGCCTACAAGCAGCCCTACGCGCAAAGGCGGGGGCGCATCGCGGGATGGGCGTTTGCGGGTCCTTACCCCAACCTCCTGGAAACCATCCGCAACGCCCGGGCCACCGTGCTTCTGGGCCTTTCCGGCCAGGGGGGGAGCTTCAGCGAGCCCGTAGCCCGGGCCATGCTGGAAAACACCCAAAGGCCCGTGATCTTCCCCCTTTCCAACCCCACTTCCGCCTGCGAAGCCCTGCCCGATGACCTCATCTACTGGACGGAAGGGCGGGCCCTGGTGGCCGCGGGGAGCCCCTTCCCCCCGGTGNTGCCCGACGACCTCATCTACTGGACGGAGGGAAGGGCCCTGGTGGCGGCGGGGAGCCCCTTCCCCCCGGTGGGGTACATGGGGCGCACCCTCCCCGTGGGCCAGGGGAACAACGCCTTCGTCTTCCCCGGCCTGGGCCTGGGGGCGGTCTTGGCCCGGGCCCGGGAGGTCACGGACGGGATGGTCCTGGAGGCAGCCTACGCCCTTTACGACTACACGGAGGCTCACTTCCCCCACCTTCTCTACCCCCCGGTGGCCCGCCTCAGGGAGGTCTCCCCCTACGTGGCCGCCCGGGTGATGGGGAGGGCCCTCGAGGAGGGGGTGGCGGAGGAGGAGCGGGTCTTGGGCCTTTCCCTCAAGGGGCTCATGGAGTTCGTGCGCTCCCGCTTCTGGGAGCCCCGGTACCTCCCCTACCGCCCGGCCCCGGTAATCTAG
- a CDS encoding sodium-dependent bicarbonate transport family permease yields the protein MDALELLRLNLLSPMVLAFALGVLARLLRSDLAFPEALYTALSLYLLFAIGFKGGVELSKTPLAVLLLPLLATLFLGLARPLSGYLAARRLLRVDRVDAGALAAHYGSVSAVTFLAALTFAQGLGYRPEGFLPTLVALLEVPGIVLALLLAKRGGGNLGEAFQEVLTGRSVVLLLGGLAVGGLSGEAGMERVKPFFVDPFYGVLTLFLLDLGMVAASRFATLKQMGFRLLLYGTLLPLLHGAIGVYLGHLAGLSLGGATVLGAMSASASYIAAPAAVRIALPEANPSLYLTASLAVTFPFNLVLGIPMYHALARWIGG from the coding sequence ATGGACGCCCTGGAACTCCTAAGGCTCAACCTCCTTTCCCCCATGGTCCTGGCCTTCGCCCTGGGGGTTTTGGCCCGCCTCCTCAGGAGCGACCTGGCCTTTCCTGAGGCCCTGTACACGGCCCTTTCCCTTTACCTCCTCTTCGCCATCGGCTTCAAGGGGGGGGTGGAGCTTTCCAAAACGCCCCTGGCTGTCCTCCTCCTGCCCCTGCTGGCCACCCTCTTCCTGGGCCTGGCCCGACCCCTCTCCGGCTACCTGGCGGCCCGGCGCCTTCTCCGGGTGGACCGGGTGGACGCGGGGGCCCTGGCCGCCCACTACGGCTCCGTCTCTGCGGTCACTTTCCTCGCCGCCCTCACCTTCGCCCAGGGGCTGGGCTACCGGCCGGAGGGCTTCCTCCCCACCCTGGTGGCCCTTTTGGAGGTGCCAGGTATCGTCCTGGCCCTCCTCCTCGCCAAGCGGGGTGGGGGGAACCTGGGGGAGGCCTTCCAGGAGGTGCTCACGGGGAGGAGCGTGGTTCTCCTCCTGGGAGGGCTCGCCGTGGGGGGGCTTTCGGGGGAGGCGGGGATGGAGCGGGTCAAGCCCTTCTTCGTGGACCCCTTCTACGGGGTCCTCACCCTCTTCCTCCTGGACCTGGGGATGGTAGCGGCCTCGAGGTTCGCCACCCTCAAGCAGATGGGCTTCCGCCTGCTGCTCTACGGCACCCTCCTCCCCCTCCTCCATGGGGCCATAGGGGTCTACCTCGGCCACCTGGCGGGGCTTTCCCTGGGCGGGGCCACCGTGCTTGGAGCCATGAGCGCCAGCGCCAGCTACATCGCTGCCCCGGCTGCGGTGCGCATCGCCCTGCCCGAGGCCAACCCCAGCCTGTACCTCACCGCCAGCCTGGCGGTGACCTTCCCCTTTAACCTGGTCTTGGGTATCCCCATGTATCACGCTTTGGCCAGGTGGATAGGGGGGTGA
- a CDS encoding TerC family protein, which translates to MEAGVLSVILILVALEVILSADNALILGVMVQKLPHHLRRKALFYGILGAYVLRGLALLFAALVIKLWWVQALGAAYLLYIALRHFLKPEEAHAPPPLEVSAAGFWKVVAQVELMDLAFAVDSVLVAVALSDKLWVIYTGVFLGILALRMLASLVVSLLDRYPRFKHLAYGVVGLAGVKLLLGGWDKLAKEALHRPELAVGLDKETFSLLILGVLLLGSLWALRKPAPQAS; encoded by the coding sequence ATGGAAGCGGGCGTTCTCTCGGTGATCCTGATCCTGGTGGCCCTGGAGGTCATCCTCTCGGCGGACAACGCCCTGATCCTGGGGGTGATGGTGCAGAAACTCCCCCACCACCTGCGGCGCAAAGCCCTCTTCTACGGCATCCTGGGGGCCTACGTCCTCCGCGGCCTGGCCCTCCTCTTCGCCGCCTTGGTCATCAAGCTCTGGTGGGTGCAGGCCCTGGGGGCGGCCTACCTCCTCTACATCGCCCTCAGGCACTTCCTGAAGCCGGAGGAAGCCCACGCCCCCCCTCCTTTGGAGGTAAGCGCCGCAGGGTTTTGGAAGGTGGTGGCCCAGGTGGAGCTCATGGACCTGGCCTTCGCCGTGGACTCGGTCCTGGTGGCCGTGGCCCTCTCCGACAAGCTATGGGTCATCTACACCGGGGTCTTCCTGGGGATCCTGGCCCTAAGGATGCTGGCCAGCCTGGTGGTGAGCCTCCTGGACCGCTACCCCCGCTTCAAGCACCTGGCCTACGGGGTGGTGGGCCTGGCGGGGGTGAAGCTCCTGCTGGGCGGCTGGGACAAGTTGGCCAAGGAAGCCCTCCATCGCCCCGAGCTGGCGGTGGGCCTGGACAAGGAGACCTTCAGCCTCCTCATCCTGGGGGTGCTCCTCCTAGGGAGCCTCTGGGCCTTGCGCAAGCCGGCGCCCCAAGCCTCTTAA
- a CDS encoding P-II family nitrogen regulator has product MDLVPLKLVTIVAESVLEKKLVEEVKRLGAKGYTVVPARGEGSRGMRSIDWEGQNIRLETIVPEEVALRILARLQEAYFPHYAVIAYVENVWVVRGEKYV; this is encoded by the coding sequence ATGGACCTGGTGCCTTTGAAGCTGGTGACCATCGTGGCGGAAAGCGTCTTGGAGAAGAAGCTGGTGGAGGAGGTCAAGCGCCTGGGGGCCAAGGGGTACACCGTTGTACCCGCCCGGGGGGAGGGTTCCCGGGGGATGCGGAGCATCGACTGGGAGGGGCAGAACATCCGCCTGGAGACCATCGTTCCCGAGGAGGTGGCCCTCAGGATCCTCGCCCGCCTGCAGGAGGCCTACTTCCCCCACTACGCCGTCATCGCCTACGTGGAGAACGTCTGGGTGGTCCGGGGGGAGAAGTACGTGTAG
- a CDS encoding DNA double-strand break repair nuclease NurA yields the protein MAWRLYALELPLREVEEALPQGSEPEAFHPLEEPWEAKAAPPTPWPEPLCFLDGRERVEALVAEGSRLALLGCVAAGAAVWEGGRMRLHAPLVRRVGVGLEGPLSVGELAYGAVPPVGEGLEGLQEGLRQARAGLERELAKGLVGGLLVVDGPVRWVREGPVLGYIKTHWARYLPREQEGLLRRLVPGERTPLFRVRRKGMELASWYLRLPLAPEGVRPPESGLLRVETPLLGDFRALADLSLSLFPALASHPLKDPRAPQNLLPVGGLERELARRMGSREVVGRILARYLGGG from the coding sequence ATGGCCTGGCGGCTTTACGCCCTGGAGCTTCCCTTGCGGGAGGTGGAGGAGGCCCTTCCCCAGGGGAGTGAACCGGAAGCGTTCCATCCCCTGGAGGAGCCCTGGGAGGCCAAGGCCGCCCCTCCCACGCCTTGGCCAGAGCCCCTTTGCTTCCTGGATGGGCGGGAGCGGGTGGAAGCCCTGGTGGCGGAGGGGAGTAGGCTCGCCCTCCTGGGGTGCGTGGCTGCGGGAGCCGCGGTGTGGGAAGGAGGGCGGATGCGCCTTCACGCTCCCCTCGTGCGCCGGGTGGGGGTGGGATTGGAGGGGCCCCTTTCCGTGGGGGAGCTGGCCTACGGGGCGGTGCCCCCCGTGGGGGAGGGCCTCGAGGGCCTTCAAGAGGGCTTGCGCCAGGCCCGGGCTGGCCTGGAGCGGGAGCTGGCTAAGGGGTTGGTGGGGGGGCTTTTGGTGGTGGATGGGCCGGTGCGCTGGGTGCGAGAAGGCCCCGTGTTGGGCTACATCAAAACCCACTGGGCCCGCTACCTGCCCAGGGAGCAGGAGGGCCTCCTCCGGAGGCTCGTCCCAGGGGAGCGCACCCCCCTTTTCCGGGTGCGCAGGAAGGGGATGGAGCTTGCCAGCTGGTACCTGCGCCTGCCCCTTGCCCCGGAGGGGGTGCGCCCCCCGGAAAGCGGCCTCCTCCGGGTGGAAACCCCCCTCCTGGGGGACTTCCGCGCCCTGGCCGACCTTTCCTTGAGCCTCTTTCCCGCCTTGGCCTCCCACCCGTTGAAAGACCCTCGGGCCCCGCAGAACCTCCTGCCCGTGGGGGGGCTGGAGCGGGAGCTTGCCCGAAGGATGGGGAGCCGCGAGGTGGTGGGCCGCATCCTGGCCCGGTACCTGGGAGGTGGATAG
- a CDS encoding 5-(carboxyamino)imidazole ribonucleotide synthase yields MRVGVLGGGQLGRMLALAGYPLGLAFRFLDPSPEACAGGVGELVVGDYLDEKALFRFAHGLDLITYEFENVPVEAARRLAEKLPVYPPPKALEIAQDRLAEKSFMQSLGVPTPPFRRVDTLEELGEGLAEVGFPALLKTRRGGYDGKGQALLTSWEEAEKAFHALGGEGLILEGFVPFHREVSLLAVRGLGGEVAFYPLVENRHQGGILRLSLAPAPGTSQALQEKAEGYAQKAMEALGYVGVLALELFQVGEELLFNEMAPRVHNSGHWTLEGAETSQFENHLRALLGFPLGPTAPRGHSAMANLIGVKPDFREALALPGLHLHWYGKAVRPGRKVGHLTLRRDTWEDLARDLPRLLALAGAW; encoded by the coding sequence GTGAGGGTCGGCGTCCTGGGCGGGGGCCAGCTGGGGCGGATGCTGGCCCTGGCGGGCTACCCCCTGGGCCTTGCCTTCCGCTTCCTGGACCCAAGCCCTGAGGCCTGCGCCGGAGGGGTGGGGGAGCTCGTGGTGGGGGACTATCTGGACGAAAAGGCCCTCTTCCGCTTCGCCCATGGGCTGGACCTCATCACCTACGAGTTTGAGAACGTGCCCGTGGAGGCGGCGCGGAGGCTTGCGGAAAAGCTCCCCGTCTACCCGCCCCCCAAGGCCCTGGAGATCGCCCAGGACCGCCTTGCAGAGAAATCCTTCATGCAGAGCCTGGGAGTGCCCACCCCTCCCTTCCGCAGGGTGGACACCTTAGAGGAGCTTGGGGAGGGCCTGGCGGAGGTGGGCTTCCCTGCCCTCCTCAAGACCCGCCGGGGCGGGTACGACGGCAAGGGGCAGGCCCTGCTCACCTCATGGGAGGAGGCGGAAAAGGCTTTCCACGCCCTGGGGGGAGAGGGGTTGATCCTCGAGGGCTTCGTCCCCTTCCACCGGGAAGTGTCCCTCCTGGCGGTGCGGGGCCTTGGGGGGGAGGTGGCCTTCTACCCCCTGGTGGAAAACCGCCACCAGGGGGGCATCCTCCGGCTTTCCCTGGCCCCGGCCCCTGGAACCTCCCAAGCGTTACAGGAGAAGGCAGAAGGTTATGCCCAGAAGGCCATGGAAGCCTTAGGATATGTGGGGGTTCTAGCCCTGGAACTTTTTCAAGTGGGGGAAGAACTCCTCTTCAACGAGATGGCCCCCCGGGTGCACAACTCCGGCCACTGGACCCTCGAGGGGGCGGAAACGAGCCAGTTTGAAAACCACCTCCGGGCCCTCCTGGGCTTCCCCTTAGGCCCCACCGCCCCCCGGGGCCATAGCGCCATGGCCAACCTCATCGGGGTAAAGCCCGACTTCCGGGAGGCCCTGGCCCTCCCCGGCCTCCACCTCCACTGGTACGGCAAGGCGGTGCGCCCGGGGCGCAAGGTGGGGCACCTGACCCTCAGGCGGGACACCTGGGAGGACCTGGCCCGGGACCTTCCCCGCCTCCTCGCCCTGGCGGGGGCGTGGTAA